GGCCAAGGCGGTGGATTATGAAGGCGCAGGCACGATCGAATTCATAGCCGACGGTTCTGAAGGGCTTCGTGCAGACCGCATCTGGTTCATGGAAATGAATACGCGCTTGCAGGTCGAGCATCCCGTGACCGAGGAAATCACCGGGCAGGATCTGGTCGAATGGCAGTTGCGCGTGGCGAGCGGCGAACCGCTGCCAAGGCGACAGGAGGAACTGGCCATCAGCGGTTGGGCCATGGAGGCGCGGCTTTATGCCGAAGACCCCGCTAAGGGGTTCCTGCCTTCTATCGGCCGGATTCAGATGCTGCGCTTCGGTTCGGCCCGTGGCGGACGGATCGATACCGGCATTTACGAGGACGCGGAGGTTTCGCCCTTCTACGATCCGATGATCGCCAAGGTGATCGCGCATGGATCGACGCGGGAACAGGCGATCGAGCGGCTGGGCGAGATGCTGGAGGACACGGCGGTTTGGCCCGTCAAGACCAATGCGGCCTTTCTTGTGAAGGCGCTGGCCCACCCGCAATTCGCAGCGGGCACGGTCGATACCGGCCTGATCGGTCGCGATGGCGAGGCGCTGGCCCAGCCGCCCGTCCCTTCGGATGCGATGCTGGCGAAGGCGGCGATGCAATTGGTGCCGAAGAGCCGTGTGCCGGGTTTCCGCCTCAATGCCGAACCGCACGGCCGCGCCCGCTTCCTGCTTGACGGCGAGACGGTGGAAATCCCGCTCAACGGTCATGGCGTGGAACGTCCACGCGAGTCCGTCCTGGCCACGGAAAAAGGGCAGGTCTGGTTGCTCGAACCGTGGCGCAAGCAGGGGGTGCACGGCGCGGCGGCGGGTGACGGGGCGATCCTTGCGCCGATGCCGGGCAGGGTGATCTCGGTGGCGGTGTCCGAGGGCCAACAGGTTGCCAAGGGGCAAAAGTTGCTGACTCTGGAAGCGATGAAGATGGAACACACGCTGACCGCACCGTTCGACGGCGTGGTGGCCGAGCTGAAGACCAGTGCAGGCTCTCAGGTGCAGGTCGAAGCGCTGTTGGCAAGGATCGAGGAGAGGGACGTCTGATATGGCTGGACGCTGTTTTGAGGAATGGCAGGTGGGTATCCGGATCGAGCATGAGATCCGCCGCACCGTGACGGAAACTGACAATCTGCTGTTCAGCACGATGACGCACAATCCGCAGCCGTTGCATATCGACGCCGAGGCGGCGAAGGCGAGCGAGTTCGGGCAGATTCTTGTCAACGGCACCTTCACCTTCGCGCTGATGATCGGCCTTTCGGTGGGGGAAACGACGCTGGGCACGCTGGTTGCCAATCTGGGTTATGACCAATTGGTGATGCCCAAGCCCGTCTTTATCGGCGACACGATGCGCGCGACGAGCGAGGTGGTCGATCTGAAGGAATCCAGATCCCGTCCCAATGCCGGGATTGTCACCTTCCGCCATGAACTGCTCAATCAGCGTGACGAACTGGTCTGCCGATGCGTGCGGACAGCTCTGGTGAAGAGGGCGGCCTGATGCTTCGTTCCCTGCTTTTCGTGCCGGGCGACCGGCCTGAACGCTTTGCCAAGGCGGCGGCGACCGGGGCTGACGCCATCATTCTCGATCTGGAAGATTCCGTTGCGCCCGTTGCGAAGGATAGCGCCCGCGCGGCGGTTGCCGACTATCTCGCGGGGCCGCGTCATGACCGCTGCTTCGTGCGGCTCAACCCGTTGGACAGTGGGATGACCGAAGACGATCTGGCGGTCGTCCTGCCCGGCCGACCTGATGCGATCGTCTTGCCCAAGGCGGAGGGAGCCGCCAGCATCCTCCGCTTGCTGGACATGATGGGAGAGGGGCGGGTGCCGGTGCTTCCCATCGCGACCGAAACGCCGACCGCCATTTTTCAACTCGGCACCTATGCGCAGTGCCGCGATGCGCTGGTGGGCCTGACCTGGGGCGCGGAAGATCTACCCGCCGCCATCGGCGCCAGTTCCTCGCGGGAGGACGGGGGGCGCTACACGCCCCCCTATGAACTGGCGCGCAGCCTCGTGCTGTTTGGTGCGCACCATGCCGATGTCCCAGCGATCGAGACGGTCTATCCCGATTTCCGGGATGAAGCGGGTCTGGCCGCCTATATGGCGCGCGGGCGACGCGATGGTTTCACCGGTATGATGGCGATCCATCCGGCGCAGGTCGCCGCGATCAATGCGGCATTCTCGCCCAGCCATGAAGAGATTGCCCATGCGCGTGCGGTCGTAGCCGCATTCGAGGCCAATCCGGGTGCGGGCGTGCTGCAGCTGGACGGAAAGATGATCGACGCGCCGCACCTGAAATTGGCGCACCGGCTGCTGTCGCGGATCTGACGGCACGGCTCCTCCCCAGGCAGGACAAGGCAGCCTATGGCCGCAAGCGACGCGAATCAGTTAGGGCCCGACTCAACGGCCGACGAGGTGCTGGAGGGTCTGGATTTGCGCGGGAAGCGCATATTGGTGACTGGCGCATCGGCCGGTCTGGGTCTGGAAACCGCGCGTGTACTGGCCGCGCATGGCGCCTGGATCGTCGGCGCGGTCCGGAACCCCGACAAGGCCTCCATGATGGCGAAAACTGTGCGGGCCGGGGCTGCTGACAGCGGCGGGATGGCGGTCGTGCCGCTTGACCTCGCTTCGCTTTCCAGCGTGCGTCGCTGCGCCGACAGCCTGCTTGCTGCCGGTGCGCCTTTCGACGTCATCATCGCCAATGCCGGGATCGCGGCCTGTCCGTTCGGGAAAACCGAGGACGGCTTTGAGATGCAATTCGGGACCAATCATCTGGGGCATTTCGTTTTGGTGAACCGGATTGCCTCGCTCCTGAAGCCGGGGTCACGCTTGGTCAATCTGAGTTCAGCGAGCCATCGCCATGCAGACGTCAATCTTGACGATCCGAATTTCGAGCGCGCAGCCTATACGGAGTTTGGCAGCTATGGCCGCTCGAAAACGGCCAACATTCTCTTCGCCGTCGCATTCGATGCGCGCCACAGGCACCGGGGCGTCCGCGCAACCGCAGTCCATCCGGGGCGGATCAGGACCGGCTTTTCCAAGAATATGACCGCCGAGGTTGCGAGCAGGCTGATCGCCTCGGTGGATGGCAGCCAATCCTATCAGTGGAAATCCGTCCCTCAAGGAGCAGCGACGACGGTCTGGAGTGCGATCGTCGCGTCAGCGGAAGCTGTGGGCGGGCAATATTGCGAGGACTGTCGCGTCGCTGAAATCGTCCGCGATGATCCCACCATTCGTTCGGGCGTCCGCGCCTATGCCCTCGATCCGCAAAGAGCCGAGGCGCTTTGGGCCAAGAGCGAAGAAATGGTCGGTGAGCGTTTTTGAAGGCCGGGGCGCAGCGATCCGGACCCGGCCTCCCGATCTTCGTTAGAGCAGGACGCCGCCGTCCACGACGATTTCCGATCCGACCAGATAGCTGGCCGCATCGGAGGCCAGAAACAGGAATGCCTGGGCGACTTCCTCGGGCTCTCCAAGGCGGGCGAGGGGAATCATCGGCTCATATTTCGCTATGGTTTCCGGCGTATTGGTGGCGGCATGCATGGGTGTTTTGGCCATGCCGGGGATCACGCTGTTGACCCGGATGCCTGCACGGGCCAATTCCGCCGCCGCACATCCACTAAGCCCCCGCAGCGCCCATTTGCTCGTCGAATAGGCCAGCGCGCCGGGCTGAATGCGAACGCCGTTGCCGGAACCAAGGTTGATGACCGCGCCCTTGCCGGACGCTTTCAGCGCGGCGAATGCCGCTTTCATGCCCAGCATCGGGCCAAGCGTATTGATGCGGAAGCTGCGCTCCATCTCCGCGACACTCGTTTCCATCAAGGGCTTCACATCGCGAATGGCGGCACTGTTGACCAATATGTCAAGGCGCCCGAATTGCGACAGCGCCTTGCTGACGACCTCTTCCCAGCCCGCTTCGTCCGTCACGTCATGTCTGCAAAATATGGCGGAATCGCCCAGTTCGGCCGCGATCGACGTGCCATCCTGAATGTCGGTCATCACGACCCTTGCGCCTTCAGCGACGAAAAGCCGGGCGCCCGCTTCGCCCAGACCGCTGGCAGCGCCGGTGATGATGGCCACTTTTCCTT
This window of the Sphingobium sp. EM0848 genome carries:
- a CDS encoding CoA ester lyase, with the protein product MMLRSLLFVPGDRPERFAKAAATGADAIILDLEDSVAPVAKDSARAAVADYLAGPRHDRCFVRLNPLDSGMTEDDLAVVLPGRPDAIVLPKAEGAASILRLLDMMGEGRVPVLPIATETPTAIFQLGTYAQCRDALVGLTWGAEDLPAAIGASSSREDGGRYTPPYELARSLVLFGAHHADVPAIETVYPDFRDEAGLAAYMARGRRDGFTGMMAIHPAQVAAINAAFSPSHEEIAHARAVVAAFEANPGAGVLQLDGKMIDAPHLKLAHRLLSRI
- a CDS encoding SDR family NAD(P)-dependent oxidoreductase, coding for MAASDANQLGPDSTADEVLEGLDLRGKRILVTGASAGLGLETARVLAAHGAWIVGAVRNPDKASMMAKTVRAGAADSGGMAVVPLDLASLSSVRRCADSLLAAGAPFDVIIANAGIAACPFGKTEDGFEMQFGTNHLGHFVLVNRIASLLKPGSRLVNLSSASHRHADVNLDDPNFERAAYTEFGSYGRSKTANILFAVAFDARHRHRGVRATAVHPGRIRTGFSKNMTAEVASRLIASVDGSQSYQWKSVPQGAATTVWSAIVASAEAVGGQYCEDCRVAEIVRDDPTIRSGVRAYALDPQRAEALWAKSEEMVGERF
- a CDS encoding MaoC family dehydratase, whose amino-acid sequence is MAGRCFEEWQVGIRIEHEIRRTVTETDNLLFSTMTHNPQPLHIDAEAAKASEFGQILVNGTFTFALMIGLSVGETTLGTLVANLGYDQLVMPKPVFIGDTMRATSEVVDLKESRSRPNAGIVTFRHELLNQRDELVCRCVRTALVKRAA
- a CDS encoding acetyl/propionyl/methylcrotonyl-CoA carboxylase subunit alpha gives rise to the protein MIRSVLIANRGEIACRIIRTARRLGIRTVAVYSDADARALHVRSADEAVHIGPSPARESYLMGEKILAAARATGAEAIHPGYGFLSENAEFAQSVLDTGLVWVGPKPDSITAMGLKDAAKKLMQQAGVPTTPGYLGENQDPAFLAGEAEKIGYPVLIKAVAGGGGKGMRLVESPEDFTDALASCQREAAASFGNPHVLIEKYILSPRHIEVQVFGDGHGNVVHLFERDCSLQRRHQKVIEEAPAPGMDAATRAAVCAAAVRAAKAVDYEGAGTIEFIADGSEGLRADRIWFMEMNTRLQVEHPVTEEITGQDLVEWQLRVASGEPLPRRQEELAISGWAMEARLYAEDPAKGFLPSIGRIQMLRFGSARGGRIDTGIYEDAEVSPFYDPMIAKVIAHGSTREQAIERLGEMLEDTAVWPVKTNAAFLVKALAHPQFAAGTVDTGLIGRDGEALAQPPVPSDAMLAKAAMQLVPKSRVPGFRLNAEPHGRARFLLDGETVEIPLNGHGVERPRESVLATEKGQVWLLEPWRKQGVHGAAAGDGAILAPMPGRVISVAVSEGQQVAKGQKLLTLEAMKMEHTLTAPFDGVVAELKTSAGSQVQVEALLARIEERDV
- a CDS encoding SDR family NAD(P)-dependent oxidoreductase, which codes for MKRLEGKVAIITGAASGLGEAGARLFVAEGARVVMTDIQDGTSIAAELGDSAIFCRHDVTDEAGWEEVVSKALSQFGRLDILVNSAAIRDVKPLMETSVAEMERSFRINTLGPMLGMKAAFAALKASGKGAVINLGSGNGVRIQPGALAYSTSKWALRGLSGCAAAELARAGIRVNSVIPGMAKTPMHAATNTPETIAKYEPMIPLARLGEPEEVAQAFLFLASDAASYLVGSEIVVDGGVLL